A window of Primulina huaijiensis isolate GDHJ02 chromosome 9, ASM1229523v2, whole genome shotgun sequence contains these coding sequences:
- the LOC140984328 gene encoding pentatricopeptide repeat-containing protein At2g17210 produces the protein MHLSIISSGSRLTSLSPKLRESLSNGQWKEAFLHYREIKRAGIQLIDHSIFSHILKACLTLSLRVGKSVHASVIKQGVLSFTSVGNSVIDFYSKYGALSSALNTFKCMKMQDSVSWNIILHGLLDQDAFEEGLELYTQARGIGFDPNISTLLLLIQAYRTLGAFDEGLRFHGYLIRSGLWSSTSVQNSLLCMYAEIGIEYAENLFEEMYEKDVISWSVMIRGYVLHDEIWFALESFNKMASDFGIEADGQTMVSILKGCTNLGDIRLGKSFHGFALLRGLNNDLFVGNTLVDFYCNCTDVGSAIRVFSEMCHKNLVTWNSLLCGFVHNEMHPEAFTLFSSMEKSGFLADEVTLVNLIQSCKVLGVLHQCNLIHSKVIKQGFQSNEFAMNSLIDAYGKCNQINYAYKVFCQIKRLDVVTWSTMISGFTHCGMPDEAISIYREMRISIDKSSAVALLNLIEACALSAELRRSKWAHGIAITMGLASHVVLGTAILDMYSKCGAIFESRRAFDQISMKNVVSWSAIISAYGLNGLPHDALSLLSEMKACGFKPNSVTTLSVLSACCHGGLVDEGLSVFIDLANDGAEMKLEHYSCLVDLLARAGNLGDALDIIKYIPVGMKPSASAWGSLLSACRNFENGELAVCALSQILELEPSSSASYVLASNIYAARGSWVDAFGMRSLVKRRGIEVVPGYSLVHAGNKAYRFAAGDLNHPLSHLLCPFIEQLHLCMKKEIRATPPVS, from the coding sequence ATGCATTTATCTATCATCTCATCAGGTTCCAGACTCACAAGTTTGTCTCCTAAACTCAGAGAATCATTATCGAATGGCCAGTGGAAAGAGGCGTTTCTTCACTACAGAGAAATAAAAAGAGCAGGAATTCAACTCATTGATCATTCAATTTTCTCTCACATTCTCAAAGCTTGTTTAACTCTGTCGCTTAGAGTTGGAAAATCTGTCCATGCTTCCGTGATCAAACAAGGAGTTCTATCATTTACTTCTGTAGGAAATTCAGTTATAGACTTCTATTCAAAATATGGAGCATTGAGCTCTGCTCTGAATACTTTTAAATGCATGAAGATGCAAGATTCGGTTTCATGGAATATAATTCTTCACGGTCTCCTTGATCAAGATGCTTTTGAGGAAGGATTGGAGTTATACACACAAGCTAGAGGGATTGGATTTGATCCCAACATCTCTACTCTGTTGCTCCTAATTCAGGCATATCGTACTCTTGGAGCTTTTGATGAGGGACTGAGATTTCATGGTTACTTGATTCGAAGTGGTCTATGGAGCTCAACATCTGTACAAAATTCTCTTTTGTGTATGTACGCAGAGATTGGAATAGAGTACGCCGAAAACCTATTTGAGGAAATGTATGAGAAGGATGTGATCTCATGGAGCGTGATGATCCGAGGTTACGTACTTCATGATGAAATTTGGTTTGCTTTAGAGTCATTTAACAAGATGGCTTCAGACTTTGGGATTGAAGCTGATGGTCAAACCATGGTGAGCATACTAAAAGGATGCACTAATTTAGGGGATATCAGATTGGGAAAATCATTTCATGGCTTTGCCTTATTAAGGGGcttaaataatgatttgttTGTAGGGAACACACTTGTTGACTTTTATTGCAACTGCACAGATGTTGGTTCCGCCATTAGAGTGTTTAGTGAGATGTGCCATAAGAACCTAGTGACATGGAATTCCCTTCTCTGTGGATTTGTTCATAATGAGATGCATCCAGAAGCGTTTACATTATTTAGTTCAATGGAGAAATCAGGTTTTCTTGCAGATGAGGTGACTCTCGTGAATCTAATCCAATCATGCAAGGTCTTAGGAGTTCTGCATCAATGCAATTTGATTCATTCCAAGGTAATTAAGCAAGGTTTTCAATCAAACGAGTTTGCTATGAATTCTTTGATTGATGCATATGGAAAAtgcaatcaaattaattatgcgTATAAAGTATTCTGCCAAATAAAAAGACTAGATGTTGTTACCTGGAGTACTATGATCTCAGGTTTCACTCACTGTGGCATGCCTGATGAAGCAATTTCTATTTATCGAGAAATGCGAATTTCCATAGACAAATCATCTGCTGTTGCTCTGTTAAACCTTATTGAAGCTTGTGCCTTGTCTGCCGAATTAAGAAGATCAAAATGGGCCCATGGCATTGCTATTACAATGGGCTTGGCATCACATGTTGTACTTGGAACTGCAATACTTGACATGTACTCAAAATGCGGGGCGATATTTGAGTCCAGAAGGGCCTTTGATCAAATTTCCATGAAAAATGTAGTTTCTTGGAGTGCAATTATCTCTGCATATGGCCTAAATGGACTCCCACATGATGCACTATCGTTGCTCTCTGAAATGAAAGCTTGTGGTTTCAAGCCCAATTCAGTGACAACATTATCAGTATTATCTGCATGTTGCCATGGTGGATTGGTTGATGAGGGACTCTCGGTTTTCATTGATCTGGCAAATGATGGAGCAGAAATGAAGTTAGAACATTACTCCTGCCTCGTGGATTTGCTGGCTAGAGCTGGGAATCTTGGTGATGCATtggatataattaaatatattcctGTCGGCATGAAGCCCAGCGCAAGTGCCTGGGGTTCACTTTTGAGTGCTTGTCGGAATTTTGAGAATGGTGAGCTCGCTGTTTGTGCCCTTTCTCAGATTCTTGAGCTGGAGCCATCTAGCTCTGCTAGTTATGTACTCGCATCTAACATATATGCTGCCAGAGGTTCATGGGTAGATGCCTTCGGAATGAGATCTTTGGTGAAGAGGAGAGGTATAGAAGTGGTTCCTGGTTACAGTTTGGTGCATGCAGGTAACAAAGCATATAGGTTTGCTGCTGGAGATTTGAATCATCCTTTGTCTCACTTGTTATGCCCTTTCATTGAGCAATTGCACTTGTGCATGAAGAAGGAAATCAGAGCAACACCCCCTGTGTCTTAG
- the LOC140985424 gene encoding uncharacterized protein: MSICKFVLVVIPLLLVFRACEADQKLSTKECEELGFTGLALCSDCHTFAEYTKDQELVSDCLKCCAEDSDDATSKVIYFGAILEVCMRKLVFYPELVGFIEEEKDKFPTVKVQYAYNSPPKLIMLDEDGRLKETIRIDNWKKEHILQFLKEKVKRSSEI, translated from the exons ATGTCGATTTGCAAATTTGTGCTGGTAGTAATTCCATTATTATTAGTTTTTCGGGCCTGCGAAGCAGACCAGAAATTGAGCACTAAAGAATGCGAGGAATTAGGATTCACCGGCCTAGCCCTTTGCTCGGACTGCCACACCTTTGCCGAATACACCAAAGATCAAG AACTGGTATCTGATTGTTTAAAGTGTTGTGCTGAGGATTCTGATGATGCAACAAGCAAG GTTATATATTTTGGTGCAATTTTAGAGGTTTGCATGAGGAAGCTCGTCTTTTATCCCGAATTAGTTGGTTTCATTGAGGAAGAGAAGGATAAATTTCCAACTGTCAAAGTTCAATACGCTTATAACTCTCCACCAAAGTTGATCATGCTAGATGAAGACGGACGACTCAAGGAAACCATAAG AATTGATAACTGGAAAAAAGAACACATACTTCAATTTTTGAAGGAGAAGGTAAAGCGATCATCAGAAATCTAA
- the LOC140984329 gene encoding 3'-5' exonuclease — translation METETAVSNSDWAYPLTDDELQAIDAAFSAAISASPIKKCRRFSCPDAALASFDSPATTRRRLPQTLFTFRQRQKNSSSLSCSTFSTNRSYVDASYSYREIKFGGRIVYSRTIEEVERAAEELLKFMDINKRKGDQCVLGLDIEWRPTFKRGVAPGKVAVLQICVDNNLCHVLHIIHSGIPKSLQYLLEDPSTLKVGVCIANDAAKVLQDYNLSITSLRDLSDLANQKLGGDPKKWSLSVLTENLICRQLPKPSKIRLGNWEVEVLSKEQLNYAATDAYVSWYLYKVLKSIPDPADNTTPTTPK, via the exons ATGGAAACCGAAACAGCGGTTTCGAATTCCGATTGGGCCTATCCACTTACCGATGATGAGCTCCAAGCCATTGACGCCGCATTTTCCGCCGCCATATCTGCTTCTCCGATCAAGAAGTGCCGCCGCTTCAGTTGTCCCGACGCCGCCCTTGCTTCCTTCGATTCCCCTGCCACAACCCGACGTCGATTGCCCCAGACTCTCTTTACTTTTCGGCAACGACAAAAGAATAGTTCTTCCTTATCCTGTTCTACTTTCTCGACAAATAGATCCTACGTTGATGCGAGTTATTCTTACCGAG AAATAAAGTTTGGAGGCCGCATTGTGTATAGCAGAACTATAGAGGAGGTGGAAAGAGCTGCAGAGGAACTTCTAAAGTTTATggatataaataaaagaaaaggggATCAGTGTGTCCTTGGTCTGGATATTGAGTGGAGACCGACTTTTAAAAGAG GTGTTGCTCCTGGGAAGGTTGCTGTTTTGCAGATATGTGTGGATAATAATCTTTGCCATGTTTTACATATAATTCATTCTGGAATACCTAAAAGTTTGCAATATCTACTTGAGGACCCTAGCACTCTAAAG GTGGGTGTATGCATTGCAAATGATGCTGCTAAGGTTTTGCAAGATTATAATTTATCAATCACCTCTTTAAGAGATCTATCTGACCTAGCAAATCAAAAGCTCGGTGGAGATCCCAAAAAGTGGAGTCTGTCCGTGTTAACAGAAAATCTTATTTGTAGACAG CTTCCCAAGCCAAGCAAAATCAGACTAGGGAATTGGGAAGTTGAAGTTTTATCAAAGGAACAGTTGAACTACGCCGCCACAGATGCATACGTCTCTTGGTACCTATATAAG GTGCTGAAAAGCATTCCAGATCCTGCTGATAACACAACGCCAACTACACCCAAATGA